A window of Acropora muricata isolate sample 2 chromosome 3, ASM3666990v1, whole genome shotgun sequence contains these coding sequences:
- the LOC136911820 gene encoding probable tRNA (uracil-O(2)-)-methyltransferase isoform X1, which produces MVDGQRWIKVFSHDTAADFSGFLKALDVWIEKPHVVNRRLMGALIVKKSSFESSTLQKDLETILDQMKFFEQDKITSRGECKELKYEEEKSDNHVGNMSTDKLGRHENGDLTEPVNNELKEKDILLLRKLLPRQVDKRDAMMELVIIEKMERRVSFFPMHPRIPHQDPLQLCHDWLHSNLESYRMLYEEPSFGPTEKHGRVSLQVVDSVASNDTRRDGVLCPTVQWLQEILLPKLCKWAVEIQPDGKSSKGSLRLVPLDQYTLLYHRLKQQYGEKLVKMWPERTDPQKFVYEDIAIAAYLLTLWEEERRTLNQEQKQSFVDLGCGNGLLVYILSEEGHPGSGIDVRRRKIWDFYGGNTNLEERALDPTLAGLFPDVDWLIGNHSDELTPWIPVMAARSSYSTRYFVLPCCLFDFNCKFVRKNNKATQYRGYLDFVQEVGETCGFHVEEDSLRIPSTKRICQIGRVRTYSEGTHILRDSVIKEMILRRGCDIDAGNIPETFSSTSIKQTPHDGSRGNVQYLKEKTTSRSCEQTDNSCIDLQQVAIASEVTENNLENGENDNCYSESSSSSGPTHVLSSSFQPRPTKEPMRNCTALNRSLKEFIVNTVARNLLGFPLKSDKVCDTESVSGDACPHPVDNSRTSPNQWRRGGQMELSEVAELFDKSTLLQLKNECGGLQTLLRNHYYIFKVAGGIVHLRDWTQETLGPRGKKGDLARKQRRSQALWKTSLCWFHLQHPDGCPVAIQHCPFAHGRSELRERPTAEFLDNL; this is translated from the exons ATGGTGGACGGACAACGTTGGATAAAAGTGTTTTCGCACGACACTGCAGCGGACTTCTCTGGGTTTTTGAAAGCTTTGGATGTTTGGATTGAAAAGCCACATGTGGTTAATCGCCGTCTTATGGGTGCGCTTATTGTCAAAAAATCTTCTTTTGAGTCTTCTACCCTTCAAAAAGATCTAGAGACCATTTTGGACcaaatgaaattttttgaaCAAGACAAGATCACCAGTCGTGGAGAATGTAAAGAACTGAAATACGAAGAGGAGAAAAGTGATAATCATGTAGGAAATATGAGCACTGATAAACTAGGACGCCATGAAAATGGTGATTTGACGGAGCCAGTCAACAATGAACTTAAAGAAAAGGACATCCTCCTTCTCCGGAAATTGTTACCAAGGCAGGTAGACAAGCGAGATGCCATGATGGAATTGGTAATTATAG aaaaaatggaaagaagAGTAAGCTTTTTTCCCATGCATCCAAGAATACCACACCAAGATCCCTTGCAACTCTGTCATGATTGGTTGCATAGTAATTTAGAATCATACCGCATGTTGTATGAAGAGCCATCATTTGGTCCAACAGAGAAACATGGAAG AGTTTCTTTGCAAGTCGTGGACTCTGTGGCTTCAAATGACACAAGGAGAGATGGTGTTCTGTGTCCTACAGTACAGTGGCTGCAAGAAATCTTGCTTCCTAAGTTGTGCAAGTGGGCAGTTGAAATACAACCTGATGGCAAATCCAGCAAAGGATCATTAAGACTTGTTCCCCTTGATCAGTATACTTTACTTTATCACAGACTCAAGCAACAGTATGGGGAAAAGCTAGTAAAG ATGTGGCCTGAAAGAACAGACCCCCAGAAATTTGTCTATGAGGATATTGCCATTGCTGCATATTTGTTG ACTCTTTGGGAAGAGGAGCGAAGGACGCTAAATCAAGAACAAAAACAGAGCTTTGTTGATCTTGGATGTGGAAATGGATTGCTTGTCTACATTCTTAGTGAAGAAGGg CATCCTGGTTCTGGCATTGATGTGCGTCGTCGCAAAATCTGGGATTTTTATGGAGGAAACACCAATCTTGAG GAAAGAGCCCTGGATCCCACATTGGCTGGTCTATTTCCAGATGTTGATTGGCTTATTGGAAATCACTCAGATGAACTGACACCATGGATACCAGTCATGGCAGCAAG GTCTTCCTACAGCACACGATATTTTGTCCTACCCTGTTGTTTGTTTGACTTCAACTGCAAG TTTGTGAGGAAAAACAACAAGGCAACACAGTACAGAGGGTATCTAGATTTCGTGCAGGAAGTAGGAGAAACATGTGGTTTTCATGTGGAAGAGGATTCACTTAGGATTCCATCTACTAAAAGG ATCTGTCAGATTGGAAGGGTGAGGACATACTCTGAAGGAACTCACATTCTCAGAGATTCCGTCATAAAAGAAATGATTTTGAGAAGAGGTTGTGATATTGATGCAGGAAATATCCCAGAAACTTTCAGTTCCACTTCAATAAAACAAACACCGCATGATGGATCAAGGGGAaatgttcaatatttgaaaGAGAAGACTACTTCAAGAAGCTGTGAACAGACTGACAATAGTTGTATTGATCTACAACAAGTAGCTATTGCTTCTGAGGTCACTGAAAATAACTTGGAAAATGGAGAGAATGATAATTGTTATAGTGAAAGCTCTTCAAGTTCTGGTCCCACGCATGTATTATCATCTAGCTTTCAACCTCGTCCAACTAAGGAACCAATGAGGAACTGCACTGCCTTGAATCGATCACTGAAAGAATTTATTGTCAATACTGTGGCGAGAAACTTGCTGGGGTTTCCACTCAAGAGTGATAAAGTTTGTGATACTGAATCTGTTTCTGGAGATGCCTGTCCACACCCTGTGGACAACTCTAGAACTAGTCCGAACCAATGGAGAAGAGGAG GCCAAATGGAGTTGTCTGAAGTGGCAGAGTTGTTTGATAAATCAACCCTGCTTCAACTTAAGAATGAATGTGGAGGGCTTCAGACTCTTTTGAGAAACCATTACTACATTTTTAAAG TTGCAGGTGGCATTGTTCATTTGAGGGACTGGACCCAAGAGACCTTAGGTCCCAGAGGAAAGAAAGGTGACCTGGCCAGGAAGCAAAGACGATCTCAAGCATTGTGGAAGACTTCTCTTTGCTGGTTTCACTTGCAACATCCTGATGGGTGTCCTGTGGCTATACAACACTGCCCATTTGCCCATGGTAGAAGTGAACTAAGAGAGAGACCCACAGCAGAGTTCCTTGACAATCTTTGA
- the LOC136911820 gene encoding probable tRNA (uracil-O(2)-)-methyltransferase isoform X2: MNLKKRTSSFSGNCYQEKMERRVSFFPMHPRIPHQDPLQLCHDWLHSNLESYRMLYEEPSFGPTEKHGRVSLQVVDSVASNDTRRDGVLCPTVQWLQEILLPKLCKWAVEIQPDGKSSKGSLRLVPLDQYTLLYHRLKQQYGEKLVKMWPERTDPQKFVYEDIAIAAYLLTLWEEERRTLNQEQKQSFVDLGCGNGLLVYILSEEGHPGSGIDVRRRKIWDFYGGNTNLEERALDPTLAGLFPDVDWLIGNHSDELTPWIPVMAARSSYSTRYFVLPCCLFDFNCKFVRKNNKATQYRGYLDFVQEVGETCGFHVEEDSLRIPSTKRICQIGRVRTYSEGTHILRDSVIKEMILRRGCDIDAGNIPETFSSTSIKQTPHDGSRGNVQYLKEKTTSRSCEQTDNSCIDLQQVAIASEVTENNLENGENDNCYSESSSSSGPTHVLSSSFQPRPTKEPMRNCTALNRSLKEFIVNTVARNLLGFPLKSDKVCDTESVSGDACPHPVDNSRTSPNQWRRGGQMELSEVAELFDKSTLLQLKNECGGLQTLLRNHYYIFKVAGGIVHLRDWTQETLGPRGKKGDLARKQRRSQALWKTSLCWFHLQHPDGCPVAIQHCPFAHGRSELRERPTAEFLDNL; encoded by the exons ATGAACTTAAAGAAAAGGACATCCTCCTTCTCCGGAAATTGTTACCAAG aaaaaatggaaagaagAGTAAGCTTTTTTCCCATGCATCCAAGAATACCACACCAAGATCCCTTGCAACTCTGTCATGATTGGTTGCATAGTAATTTAGAATCATACCGCATGTTGTATGAAGAGCCATCATTTGGTCCAACAGAGAAACATGGAAG AGTTTCTTTGCAAGTCGTGGACTCTGTGGCTTCAAATGACACAAGGAGAGATGGTGTTCTGTGTCCTACAGTACAGTGGCTGCAAGAAATCTTGCTTCCTAAGTTGTGCAAGTGGGCAGTTGAAATACAACCTGATGGCAAATCCAGCAAAGGATCATTAAGACTTGTTCCCCTTGATCAGTATACTTTACTTTATCACAGACTCAAGCAACAGTATGGGGAAAAGCTAGTAAAG ATGTGGCCTGAAAGAACAGACCCCCAGAAATTTGTCTATGAGGATATTGCCATTGCTGCATATTTGTTG ACTCTTTGGGAAGAGGAGCGAAGGACGCTAAATCAAGAACAAAAACAGAGCTTTGTTGATCTTGGATGTGGAAATGGATTGCTTGTCTACATTCTTAGTGAAGAAGGg CATCCTGGTTCTGGCATTGATGTGCGTCGTCGCAAAATCTGGGATTTTTATGGAGGAAACACCAATCTTGAG GAAAGAGCCCTGGATCCCACATTGGCTGGTCTATTTCCAGATGTTGATTGGCTTATTGGAAATCACTCAGATGAACTGACACCATGGATACCAGTCATGGCAGCAAG GTCTTCCTACAGCACACGATATTTTGTCCTACCCTGTTGTTTGTTTGACTTCAACTGCAAG TTTGTGAGGAAAAACAACAAGGCAACACAGTACAGAGGGTATCTAGATTTCGTGCAGGAAGTAGGAGAAACATGTGGTTTTCATGTGGAAGAGGATTCACTTAGGATTCCATCTACTAAAAGG ATCTGTCAGATTGGAAGGGTGAGGACATACTCTGAAGGAACTCACATTCTCAGAGATTCCGTCATAAAAGAAATGATTTTGAGAAGAGGTTGTGATATTGATGCAGGAAATATCCCAGAAACTTTCAGTTCCACTTCAATAAAACAAACACCGCATGATGGATCAAGGGGAaatgttcaatatttgaaaGAGAAGACTACTTCAAGAAGCTGTGAACAGACTGACAATAGTTGTATTGATCTACAACAAGTAGCTATTGCTTCTGAGGTCACTGAAAATAACTTGGAAAATGGAGAGAATGATAATTGTTATAGTGAAAGCTCTTCAAGTTCTGGTCCCACGCATGTATTATCATCTAGCTTTCAACCTCGTCCAACTAAGGAACCAATGAGGAACTGCACTGCCTTGAATCGATCACTGAAAGAATTTATTGTCAATACTGTGGCGAGAAACTTGCTGGGGTTTCCACTCAAGAGTGATAAAGTTTGTGATACTGAATCTGTTTCTGGAGATGCCTGTCCACACCCTGTGGACAACTCTAGAACTAGTCCGAACCAATGGAGAAGAGGAG GCCAAATGGAGTTGTCTGAAGTGGCAGAGTTGTTTGATAAATCAACCCTGCTTCAACTTAAGAATGAATGTGGAGGGCTTCAGACTCTTTTGAGAAACCATTACTACATTTTTAAAG TTGCAGGTGGCATTGTTCATTTGAGGGACTGGACCCAAGAGACCTTAGGTCCCAGAGGAAAGAAAGGTGACCTGGCCAGGAAGCAAAGACGATCTCAAGCATTGTGGAAGACTTCTCTTTGCTGGTTTCACTTGCAACATCCTGATGGGTGTCCTGTGGCTATACAACACTGCCCATTTGCCCATGGTAGAAGTGAACTAAGAGAGAGACCCACAGCAGAGTTCCTTGACAATCTTTGA
- the LOC136911822 gene encoding uncharacterized protein isoform X1, whose product MSAKSKMALGCLSFLAASNLILVTTGVLSLPLYFSFFGSEAAARFSLLLCLHSIIMAVIPEVLKSAIPMLQLLLFAGLLLLPFNSTPAFIVWGYQKFLLLSESGFLLIEAVMGVLTIMFISQSLVNEIDEHPAVVKSCIIGISGISYILSTYLAFKIFADVKTTSLESWIVCFAILLSVLMFLVCLYKEEGIVSEAAVVSLQMMFIVWSMKQERLMQENSLDAPAQWLKFCPRSIPDNSSFLTLFLAMATASLEHVKRVQRIISIFLSPVCLLFSLLRVASVLGFAAFMQFAYSEEIQESCEFYEKEKRPHTRNFFRPLYIRLTTIFVYTEVVVRTINSTTSYNAPVAGHRTTNTDLLPMLTGIRVWRIVQLLLVPCTYVYQLLKETD is encoded by the exons ATGAGCGCGAAATCCAAAATGGCGTTGGGTTGTCTTTCTTTTCTCGCCGCAAGTAATTTAATTTTAGTGACAACGGGAGTTTTATCGCTGcctttgtatttttcttttttcggttCTGAAGCAGCGGCAAGGTTTTCATTGCTTCTCTGTTTGCATTCCATAATAATGGCCGTAATTCCAGAGGTTTTG AAATCTGCTATTCCCATGCTGCAGTTGCTATTATTTGctggtcttcttcttcttcctttcaaCTCAACACCAGCATTCATAGTTTGGGGTTATCAGAAATTCCTTCTCTTGTCCGAGTCAGGATTTTTGCTGATTGAAGCAGTTATGGGAGTGTTGACCATCATGTTTATCAGTCAGTCATTAGTGAATGAGATTGATGAGCACCCAGCGGTTGTTAAG TCATGCATCATAGGGATATCTGGAATTTCGTATATTTTGTCCACATATCTTGCTTTTAAGATCTTTGCTGATGTGAAGACAACCTCTTTGGAGAGTTG GATTGTCTGTTTTGCCATACTTCTCTCTGTCCTTATGTTTCTAGTTTGCTTGTACAAGGAGGAAG GTATCGTATCTGAAGCAGCTGTTGTCAGTTTACAGATGATGTTTATAGTTTGGTCGATGAAGCAAGAGAGATTAATGCAGGAAAATTCACTTGATGCTCCAGCACAATGGCTGAAATTTTGCCCAAG ATCAATCCCAGATAACAGTTCATTTCTTACTCTGTTCTTAGCAATGGCCACTGCAAGTCTAG AACATGTGAAGCGTGTGCAGAGAATTATTTCCATCTTTCTTTCGCCGGTCTGCCTGCTGTTTTCTCTATTGCGAGTGGCAAGTGTTCTTGGTTTTGCCGCTTTTATGCAATTCGCCTATTCCGAAGAG ATACAAGAGAGCTGtgaattttatgaaaaagaaaagaggcCTCACACCAGAAACTTTTTTCGACCACTTTACATTCGACTGACGACGATATTCGTGTATACCGAAGTAGTGGTTCGCACTATTAACTCCACAACTTCGTACAATGCTCCTGTAGCTGGCCACAGGACAACCAATACAGACTTGCTGCCAATGTTGACCGGCATCAGAGTGTGGCGGATTGTGCAGCTTCTGTTAGTACCATGTACTTATGTTTATCAACTACTGAAGGAAACAGATTGA
- the LOC136911822 gene encoding uncharacterized protein isoform X2, with translation MSAKSKMALGCLSFLAASNLILVTTGVLSLPLYFSFFGSEAAARFSLLLCLHSIIMAVIPEVLKSAIPMLQLLLFAGLLLLPFNSTPAFIVWGYQKFLLLSESGFLLIEAVMGVLTIMFISQSLVNEIDEHPAVVKSCIIGISGISYILSTYLAFKIFADVKTTSLESWIVCFAILLSVLMFLVCLYKEEGIVSEAAVVSLQMMFIVWSMKQERLMQENSLDAPAQWLKSIPDNSSFLTLFLAMATASLEHVKRVQRIISIFLSPVCLLFSLLRVASVLGFAAFMQFAYSEEIQESCEFYEKEKRPHTRNFFRPLYIRLTTIFVYTEVVVRTINSTTSYNAPVAGHRTTNTDLLPMLTGIRVWRIVQLLLVPCTYVYQLLKETD, from the exons ATGAGCGCGAAATCCAAAATGGCGTTGGGTTGTCTTTCTTTTCTCGCCGCAAGTAATTTAATTTTAGTGACAACGGGAGTTTTATCGCTGcctttgtatttttcttttttcggttCTGAAGCAGCGGCAAGGTTTTCATTGCTTCTCTGTTTGCATTCCATAATAATGGCCGTAATTCCAGAGGTTTTG AAATCTGCTATTCCCATGCTGCAGTTGCTATTATTTGctggtcttcttcttcttcctttcaaCTCAACACCAGCATTCATAGTTTGGGGTTATCAGAAATTCCTTCTCTTGTCCGAGTCAGGATTTTTGCTGATTGAAGCAGTTATGGGAGTGTTGACCATCATGTTTATCAGTCAGTCATTAGTGAATGAGATTGATGAGCACCCAGCGGTTGTTAAG TCATGCATCATAGGGATATCTGGAATTTCGTATATTTTGTCCACATATCTTGCTTTTAAGATCTTTGCTGATGTGAAGACAACCTCTTTGGAGAGTTG GATTGTCTGTTTTGCCATACTTCTCTCTGTCCTTATGTTTCTAGTTTGCTTGTACAAGGAGGAAG GTATCGTATCTGAAGCAGCTGTTGTCAGTTTACAGATGATGTTTATAGTTTGGTCGATGAAGCAAGAGAGATTAATGCAGGAAAATTCACTTGATGCTCCAGCACAATGGCTGAA ATCAATCCCAGATAACAGTTCATTTCTTACTCTGTTCTTAGCAATGGCCACTGCAAGTCTAG AACATGTGAAGCGTGTGCAGAGAATTATTTCCATCTTTCTTTCGCCGGTCTGCCTGCTGTTTTCTCTATTGCGAGTGGCAAGTGTTCTTGGTTTTGCCGCTTTTATGCAATTCGCCTATTCCGAAGAG ATACAAGAGAGCTGtgaattttatgaaaaagaaaagaggcCTCACACCAGAAACTTTTTTCGACCACTTTACATTCGACTGACGACGATATTCGTGTATACCGAAGTAGTGGTTCGCACTATTAACTCCACAACTTCGTACAATGCTCCTGTAGCTGGCCACAGGACAACCAATACAGACTTGCTGCCAATGTTGACCGGCATCAGAGTGTGGCGGATTGTGCAGCTTCTGTTAGTACCATGTACTTATGTTTATCAACTACTGAAGGAAACAGATTGA
- the LOC136911822 gene encoding uncharacterized protein isoform X3 — translation MAVIPEVLKSAIPMLQLLLFAGLLLLPFNSTPAFIVWGYQKFLLLSESGFLLIEAVMGVLTIMFISQSLVNEIDEHPAVVKSCIIGISGISYILSTYLAFKIFADVKTTSLESWIVCFAILLSVLMFLVCLYKEEGIVSEAAVVSLQMMFIVWSMKQERLMQENSLDAPAQWLKFCPRSIPDNSSFLTLFLAMATASLEHVKRVQRIISIFLSPVCLLFSLLRVASVLGFAAFMQFAYSEEIQESCEFYEKEKRPHTRNFFRPLYIRLTTIFVYTEVVVRTINSTTSYNAPVAGHRTTNTDLLPMLTGIRVWRIVQLLLVPCTYVYQLLKETD, via the exons ATGGCCGTAATTCCAGAGGTTTTG AAATCTGCTATTCCCATGCTGCAGTTGCTATTATTTGctggtcttcttcttcttcctttcaaCTCAACACCAGCATTCATAGTTTGGGGTTATCAGAAATTCCTTCTCTTGTCCGAGTCAGGATTTTTGCTGATTGAAGCAGTTATGGGAGTGTTGACCATCATGTTTATCAGTCAGTCATTAGTGAATGAGATTGATGAGCACCCAGCGGTTGTTAAG TCATGCATCATAGGGATATCTGGAATTTCGTATATTTTGTCCACATATCTTGCTTTTAAGATCTTTGCTGATGTGAAGACAACCTCTTTGGAGAGTTG GATTGTCTGTTTTGCCATACTTCTCTCTGTCCTTATGTTTCTAGTTTGCTTGTACAAGGAGGAAG GTATCGTATCTGAAGCAGCTGTTGTCAGTTTACAGATGATGTTTATAGTTTGGTCGATGAAGCAAGAGAGATTAATGCAGGAAAATTCACTTGATGCTCCAGCACAATGGCTGAAATTTTGCCCAAG ATCAATCCCAGATAACAGTTCATTTCTTACTCTGTTCTTAGCAATGGCCACTGCAAGTCTAG AACATGTGAAGCGTGTGCAGAGAATTATTTCCATCTTTCTTTCGCCGGTCTGCCTGCTGTTTTCTCTATTGCGAGTGGCAAGTGTTCTTGGTTTTGCCGCTTTTATGCAATTCGCCTATTCCGAAGAG ATACAAGAGAGCTGtgaattttatgaaaaagaaaagaggcCTCACACCAGAAACTTTTTTCGACCACTTTACATTCGACTGACGACGATATTCGTGTATACCGAAGTAGTGGTTCGCACTATTAACTCCACAACTTCGTACAATGCTCCTGTAGCTGGCCACAGGACAACCAATACAGACTTGCTGCCAATGTTGACCGGCATCAGAGTGTGGCGGATTGTGCAGCTTCTGTTAGTACCATGTACTTATGTTTATCAACTACTGAAGGAAACAGATTGA
- the LOC136911824 gene encoding uncharacterized protein, which produces MKNSAYLVVYLSLAIACVQSQIPFPKRPLGFVFSEGEPTAPIHLSAFVDLICPDSKQAWPTVKKVAALYGPSVLQFKVHLFPLPYHTNAFMAAQSVYAVAGFNSSLVISWIDTLFENQEQLYNSVTMEKNRYDVINIISDLGTKVGIDKSVIKDGLSNTDYYQDTRISWKYGCSRTVSGTPFFFLNDIFVTEATPSWSVGDWKKLIDPLLS; this is translated from the exons ATGAAGAACTCTGCATATCTTGTCGTTTATTTATCGCTGGCAATAGCTTGTGTACAATCACAAATTCCGTTTCCAAAACGTCCTTTGGGCTTTGTTTTCAGTGAAGGCGAGCCAACAGCACCAATTCACCTCTCGGCTTTTGTAGATTTGATTTGCCCAGACAGCAAACAAGCATGGCCTACTGTTAAAAAGGTCGCTGCATTGTACGGCCCAAGTGTTTTGCAGTTTAAAGTGCACCTCTTCCCTTTGCCATACCATACAAATGCATTTATGGCCGCGCAG AGTGTGTATGCTGTGGCAGGTTTCAACTCTTCCCTTGTCATTAGCTGGATTGATACCTTGTTTGAGAACCAAGAGCAGCTATACAATTCTGTGACCATGGAAAAAAACAGATATGATGTGATAAA tATTATCTCTGATCTTGGAACTAAAGTTGGCATTGACAAGTCAGTCATAAAAGATGGCCTTTCAAACACCGACTACTATCAGGACACAAGAATATCTTGGAAATATGGCTGTTCAA GAACTGTCTCTGGAACTCCATTCTTCTTCTTGAATGACATTTTTGTCACTGAGGCAACTCCTTCATGGTCTGTTGGTGACTGGAAGAAACTTATTGACCCACTACTCAGCTAA
- the LOC136911823 gene encoding uncharacterized protein, producing MEYRCRSVSDMTFECMIFLFLISVASAADSAGQKAHFQVEDKSGDLQIQATKDLAKVTAQADSVQVVVKPGTAEYPVLKSDKPIVHITQPGWHTMCFRKSNISKLKTLVARKAKRKTKSKIPEEKLHRIWHKKFKAKLHRRKSSLKKNSLDISRVVPKEETSHLLVLPHEKQEISGSKKSDVKFSGFHVSGDAGKIKMHVTKDETTLSSESGGVDISLNKSPPASSDSPSKASKKQQFQAQSSTLREEPSDKLIHIASESNDEPFIGLRKSIVGKVQDMKTKRVD from the coding sequence ATGGAATACCGTTGTAGGTCTGTTAGTGATATGACCTTCGAATGCATGATCTTCTTGTTTCTAATCTCTGTCGCATCGGCAGCAGACAGCGCAGGACAGAAGGCGCATTTTCAAGTTGAAGACAAATCAGGAGATCTACAAATACAAGCAACTAAAGACTTGGCCAAGGTAACAGCACAAGCAGATTCTGTTCAAGTGGTGGTAAAACCCGGTACTGCAGAATATCCTGTACTGAAATCAGACAAACCGATAGTACACATAACACAGCCTGGATGGCATACAATGTGCTTTCGAAAATCAAACATTTCCAAGTTGAAGACCCTCGTCGCGCGAAAAgcgaaaagaaagacaaaatcgAAAATCCCAGAGGAAAAACTACACCGCATATGGCACAAAAAGTTTAAGGCAAAACTCCATAGGCGAAAGAGTTCACTAAAGAAAAATTCGTTAGATATTTCCCGTGTAGTGCCAAAGGAGGAAACATCACATCTCCTAGTCTTGCCTCACGAGAAGCAGGAGATTTCGGGGAGTAAGAAGTCGGACGTAAAATTCAGCGGATTTCACGTTTCTGGTGATgctggaaaaataaaaatgcatgtAACCAAGGATGAAACAACACTGAGTAGTGAATCAGGAGGCGTTGATATTTCTCTAAATAAAAGTCCCCCAGCATCATCTGATTCACCTTCAAAAGCGTCAAAGAAGCAACAATTTCAAGCACAATCTTCAACGTTGCGAGAGGAACCTAGTGACAAATTGATTCATATTGCATCTGAATCGAACGATGAGCCGTTCATAGGCTTGAGAAAATCTATTGTGGGTAAAGTTCAAGACATGAAAACGAAAAGAGTGGACTAG